Part of the Streptomyces sp. WMMC500 genome is shown below.
CCGTGCCGGGCGCCAGCCGGCCGCGCGGCCGGCGGGTCGCGGCGCGCACCTTCCAGCCCTGGGGGACCTGCAACTGCACCCGCGGCTCGGTCCACAGGCTGCCGGAGCCGTTGCGCAGGGTGGCGGTGACCGTCAGCACGCGGCCCGGCTCGGCGTAGGGCGGGGCGCCGATGCGTACGCCGAAGGGCTCGCGGTCGTACGAGTCGTGCCACTCCCGCCGCATGACGTGCACCAGCCGGGCGGCGATGTCCGGGCGGTCCGCGGCGCGGTCGACGGACTCGGCGGGATCGTCCGCCAGGTTGTACAGCTCCACCTGCCAGCGCTCGTCCGGCACCCTGCGGTCCTTGCCGGGCGCGAAGCGCACCGCCTTCCAGTCGCCGGCGCGCACCGCCTCCGAGATCCGGCCGATCCGGTCGTGGTCGGCGGCGCGGGCCAGCGGCGTCGACGCCCGCTCGTTGCGGTACCAGTACAGGAACTCGTGCCGGGGCGCCGGCCCGGTGCCGGTGAGCAGCGGCGCGAGCGACAGCCCGTCGACGTCCCGGGGCGCGGGGGCGCCGCCCAGCTCGGCGAGGGTGGGCAGCAGGTCTATGTGGGGTGTCGGCCGGTCCACGACGCCCCGCCGGATGCGGTACGGGGACCAGGCGATGAGCGGCACCCGGATGCCGCCCTCGTACAGGTTCCGCTTGTAGCCGCGCAGCGGCCGGTCGCGCTGGAAGAGCGCCGGCGTCACGCCGCCCTCCTCGTGCCGGCCGTTGTCGCTGGTGACGATGACCACGGTGTCCTCGGCGACGCGCTGCGCGTACAGCTCCTCGATCACCTGGCCGACCATCCGGTCGAAGTTCGCGACCTGCGCGGCGTGCCCCTTGTCCTCCGGCTTCCAGTCGGTGTCGCTGTACTCGCCGGTGTCCGGCACGGTGCTCGGGGCGTGCGGCACGTTGGGGGAGAGGTAGAGGAAGAAGGGCTCCTCGGCGTGGCTGCGGATGAAGTCCAGGGCGCGCGTGGAGAACTGCTCGGGCGCATACGTGCCGCGCCCGCCGTCCCCGTTGCCGGCGAGCGGCACGCGGCGGCCGTTGTGCCACAGGTACTGCGGGAAGTAGGAGTGGGCGTGCCGGTGGGTCAGGTACCCGTAGAACTCCTCGAACCCGCGGTAGTTGGGGTGGCTGTGCTGGTCCGGCTCCTCGGGGCCGAAGCCCCACTTGCCGATGCACGCCGTGCGGTAGCCGCGGGCCCGCAGCAGCTCGGCGACGGTGGTGTCGCCGTCGCCGATGGAGGGCTGGATGCCGCGCATCGGGTTCTCCCGGACCCGGGCCCGGCCGCTGTGCAGGCCCGTCAGCAGCGAGGCACGCGACGGCGCGCAGACCGGCGCGGAGGCGTACGCCGCGGTGAACCGCAGGCCGTCGGCGGCGAGGCGGTCCAGGTGGGGGGTGCGGATGAGCTGCTGGCCGTACGAGCCGAGTTCGCCGTAGCCGAGGTCGTCGGCGACGATCAGGACGATGTTGGGGCGGTCGCCGCGCGGGCTGCCCGGCGCGGCGGCGAGCGGGGCGGGGGTCAGCGCCGCGGCGCCGAGGCCGGCGGCCGAGGCCGCGAGGAACTGCCGTCGGGTCGTCAACCGGCTCCCCCTCTCGGACGACTGGTGCCGATGAGCAGCGCCGTCCGGAGGCGGTGGCGGGCCGGTACGCAGTGTTCCGGGGCCGCGTCACCCGCCGGGGGTGAGCCGGTCCGGCAGCCGGATCCGCCGTGGCGGACTCCGGGCCGGAAGCGGTGCGACGGCGCCCGTACCCGGGTACGGGCCGGGCGCCCTCCTGGCGTGCCGTCTGGTCGGGACGGCGCGTTCGGCCGCGCAGGGGTGACCTACGGATCAGTTCCCCCCGGGACTGCGTCTACCCCGTGCGCTTGCGTACGGCTTGACGTTTCGAGGGGGACCCTACCACCAACGATCGACGCTCCCGCGCGCGTTGGGGCCCGGCGGAAGGCGCGACTCCGGTCGCCCCGTACCCGCTACTTGCGTCCCTCGCGCCCCTCACGCCACTCGCGTACCAGAGTGTCGGCGTCCAGCGGAGCCAGCTTCAGCGGCGGTCCGACGGCGGGCGCGCGGTGCGCCGCGAGGATCTTCTCGTTGACCTCCGCCACGATCTCGCGCACCTCCTTCTCGCTGCGCGCCCTGGTCACGGCGGCGAGCGCGGCCTCGGCCTCCCTGCGTACGGCGAGGGAGGGCGGCAGCGCGGACAACTGCTCGCGCGCCATCTTCGCCTTGACCCACCACAGCTCGTCGTACGGCCGGTCGAGGTCCGCGAGCGGCTTGCCCTTACCGGGGAGATCGTCGAACTCGCCGCGCTCCGCCGCCTCGCGGATCTGCCGGTCGATCCAGGACTCGAAGCTCACACCCGGCGGTTTGCGTTCGGTCACGTGCGCTGCTCCCTCCGCTCGCGGCGGTCGCCGATCGGCCGTTCGCCCACGTCAACGGTAACGCCGGCGGCGTGGGCCGCGGCGCGCGGGTGGTGTCACGCCGATGGCGGCTCTCAGCTTGCACACACCTTGGTAACAATTCAGACAATGGGCTCGGAAGGTGTCCATCCGGCCCCGATAGGGAGACCCTCGTGTCCCGTCTGCGTTCCGCGCGCCGTGCACCGCTGCCGCCGCGCCGTGTTCCGCGCGCCGTGCGCCCCGCGCCGCGGCTGCCGCGCTCCGCGCACCTCGCCGGCACCGCGGCCGTCGCCCTGGCCCTGTCCGTCGCCGCGGCGTCCTGCGCCGCACCGGGGCAGGGAAGCCGCGCGGCCGCCGCCGACCCGGCCGCGGAGCTGGTGCTGCAGCCCGTCGCCGACCGGGAGCACGACCCGTTCACCCCGAGCACCGCGACACCCGACGGCGCCGACCCGTCGCCCTCGCCCACCGCCGCGCCGCCCGACAGCACCCCGCCGGCGGAGCCGGGCAGGCACCAGTCGGTGCCGGGCGGACAGGCCGGTCTCTACGGCGGCGTACGGAACGTCGCGAGCTGCGACGTCGACAAGCAGATCGCGTTCCTCGGCCGCGACGCCGACAAGCAGGCGGCGTTCGCGCGGACCCTGCGGGTCGACGAGGGTGACCTGCCGGGCTATCTGCGCGAGCTGACCTGCGTGCTGCTGCGCGCCGACACCCGCCTGACCGGCCACGGCTTCGCGGGCGGCGAGGCGAGCCCGTTCCAGGCGGTGCTGCAGGCCGGCACCGCGGTGCTGGTCGACGACACGGGCGTACCGCGGGTGCGGTGCGCGAGCGGCAGCCCGCTGACGGAGCCCGAGAAGCTGAGCGGCGACGGCCGCTACGGCGGCACGGCCTGGCGCGGTTACCGGCCGTCGCGGACCGTCGTGGTCACGCCGGCGGACCGGGCGCTGTCGAAGCTCGTCATCGTGGACATCACCACGGACCTGTGGTTCGAGCGGCCGGTCGGCGCGCGACCCGGCGAGGACCGGAAGCTGCCCGAGGCGCCGCGGGACCACTTCGCACCGCCGGCGCCGGGCGGCGGGGCGTCGCCGAGCCCGACCACCGAGCCCACCGGCAGCCCCGGGCCGACCACCACGGGCCCGTCCGACGGACCCGGCACCGAGTCCGGGCAGCCGAGTACCGCCCCGCCGCTGCCGGGCGGCGCCGAGGACCCGGACCACGAGCGCGTCTCCGCGGGCGAGTCGGCGAGGAGCACCGCGTCAGCCCGGTGAACCCGCCGCCTCCTCCGCCGCCGCAGGACCCGGGGCCGTGCCGGGCGCGGCGGGCCCGCGGCGCACCGGCGCCAGCGTGAACCCGCGCGGCATCAGCGTCAGCCGCTCGGCTATCTCCAGCCGGTAGCCGGGGTCGCCGCGCAGCTCGTACCGGCGCAGCAGCAGACCCAGCACGAGCGTCGCCTCGTGCAGCGCGAACTGCCGTCCGATGCACGCCCGCTCGCCGGTCCCGAAGGGCTTGAACACGTGCCCCGGCCGGGCCCGTACCCGCTCCGGCAGGAACCGGTCCGGATCGAAGCGGTCGGCGTCCGCGCCCCACACCGCCGGGTCCCGGTGCAGGGCGGGGATCAGCACCAGGGCCCACGCGCCCGCGCGCATCGGGTGGACGCCGCCCAGCACCGTGTCCGTGCGTGCGGCGCGGGTGAACGCGGGCGCCGTGGGCCACATCCGCAGCGACTCGTCCAGCACCCGGCGCACGTAGCGCAGCTTGCTCACCTGCCGGTACGACGGTTCCCCGGTCCCTCCCCACACCTCGTCCACCTCGGCGCGGGCGCGGGCCGTCACCTCGGGGTGGCGGGAGAGGTAGTACAGCGCGAAGGACAGCGCGCCCGAGGTCGTCTCGTGCCCGGCGACCAGGAACGTGAGGATCTGGTGGCGGATGTTCTCCGGCGCCAGCCGCTCCCCGGTCCGCGGATGCCGGGTGTGGAGCATCAGCCCGAGCAGGTCCTGCGCACCCGGGTCCGGGCGCTCGGTGCGCTCCCGTACGACCTCGTCGACGACGGAGGCGAGATACGCGGCGTCGGCGGCGCCCCGGCGGCCGGGCCCGCGGTTCTTCATGGGGCTGAGCGGCCGGGGCACGGTGCCGCCCTGGGCGTGGCGCAGGGCGCGGACCATGGCGGCGACGAAGGGGTGCTGCTCGGTGCGCTCGAAGGAGCCGAAGTCGTAGCCGAAGCCGGTGTTCGCGATGGTCTCCAGGGTCAGCTTCGTCATGTCCGCGGACACGTCGGGCGCGGTGCCCGCGGCGGCGTGCGCGTCCCAGGCCGCCGTGAGCCGGCGGGCCATCGCGAGCATCACCGGGTGGTAGCGCTCCATCGCCTCGCGGGTGAAGCCGGGCGCGAGGATGTCGTGGCCGAGCTGCCAGTTGGGCTCGTGGCTGTGCGCCGTGAACAGGCCGTCGCCGGCGACGTCGCGCAGGTTGTGCACGGCGAGCACGACGCGCTTGGTGAAGCGCGACTCGTCCGCCAGCTCGGCGACCAGGTCGGCACCGGAGACCACCACGATCTCCAGACCGAAGATCTTGCGCCGGAAGATCGGCCCCAGCTCCCGGGCCATCCGCAGCGAGTCCTGTATGGGCGTGCCCGGGTCGAAGCCGAAGACGTCCCCCAGCACCGGCACCCGGTGGCGCGGGTGGGGGATGCGGGTCAGCTCCGGCCAGGAGCTGGGACGGGTGCGTAAGAACGGCTTCGCCATCGTGCGCCTCCCTTATTGAACTCGGTTCAGTACGCAGCGTGCGGTAGCGCTGAACCGGTGTCAAGTAAGGTGGCGCGATGGCTCGTTCCGGCGCTCGTGGTACGCGGTCGGGGCGCCCGCGCACCCGCATGGGCACCGAGGAGCGGCGCCGGCAGTTGCTGCGGATAGGCGCCGAACTCTTCGCCGAGCGGCCCTTCGACGACGTGTGGATCGAGGAGGTCGCCGAGCGCGCCGGCGTCTCGCGCGGGCTGCTCTACCACTACTTCCCGACCAAGCGGCAGTTCTACGCGGCCGTCGTCCGGCACGAGGGCGAGCGCCTCCTGCACCTGACCGAGCCGGATCCCGCCACGCCCGTCGACCGGCAGGTACAGCAGGGGCTGGAGGCGTACCTGCGGTACGCGGAGGAGCACGCGCGCGGCCTGCGCGCCTTCCACCGCGCCTCGGCCACCGGGGACCGGGAGATCCACGAGATCCACGAGCAGCTCCTCGCCGAGCAGGAGCGGAGGATCGTCGCGGCGCTCGACGCGCAGGCCGCCGCCGGGCTGCTCGACGGACCGTCGCCCGCCGCGCTGCGGCTCGCGGTGCACGGGTGGCTGGCGTTCGTCACGGCGGCGGTCCTGGACTGGCTGGAGCGCGGGGAGCCGTCGCGGGCGGAGGTACGGGAGGTGTGCACGCGGGCGCTGCTCGGCGCACTGGCGGGTGCGCGGGGAGACTGAGGCGCGGGGGACCCAGGCGCGGGGCCGGGCGCCCCCGCCGCGGGCCGTGCGCCTGTGGGCCGTGCGCCCGTGGGCCGTGCGGCGTGGACCGTGCGGCGTGGGTCGTGCACCGTGGGTGTCCGCCGGTCACCGCGCGGTCGCCGGGGGGGGCGGGCCGCTGTTCGATTCGTAGGGCGCGGGCGGCCGCCGTACGCTGGTGGTATGGCCGCGCGAGCACTGGACGCCACCGGGGCCGCGGAACTCGTACACGCAGCAACCGCCGCGCCCTCCATGCACAACGCGCAGCCGTGGCACTTCCGCTGCCACCTCGGACACCGGACCGTCGAGATCCGCGCCGACCCGGAGCGCGCCCTGCCGGCCTCCGACCCGGACCGGCGCGCCCTGCACCTCGGCTGCGGTGCCGCCACGTGCAACCTGCGCGCCGCCGCGGCCGCCGCCGGCTGGCGCACCGGCACCGTGCTGCTCCCCGACCCGGACGACCCCCTGCTGCTCGCCGTCGTCCGGCTCACCGAGCCGACGCCCGACGCGGACCCCGACGCGGCACTCGCCGGCCTGGAGCCGCAGATCGCCCGCCGCCACTCCAGCCGCTGGCCCTTTACGGACGAGCCGGTCCCGTCCGAGGACCTGGCCGACCTCGTCGAGGCGGCGCGGGCCGAGGGGGCGGACCTGGTCTTCCCCGACGCCTGGCACGCGGCCTCCCTGCTGGAGCTGGTGCGGGACGCCGAGCTCCGCGACGCGGAGACCCCGGAACGGGCCGAGGAGCTGGCCCGCTGGACGCACCCGTGGCCGGACACCGCCGACGAGGGCGTGCCCGGCTACGCCTACGGCCCCCGGCGCCGCGACGGCGCCGCACCGGTGCGCGACTTCGCCGGCGGCGCCGGCCGCGCCGGGCATGCCGGCCCGCCGGGACGGAGCAGCGTGGCCTTCGAGGCCCGGCCGACCATCGCCCTGCTCGGCACCGCGCACGACCGGCCGGCCGACTGGCTGCGCGCCGGCCAGGCGCTGGAGCGCGTGCTGCTCGCGGCCACCCGCGCCGGTCTCGTGGCCTCCCTGACCAGCCAGGCGCTGGAGTGGTCCGACCTGCGCGCCCTCGTACGGGACCCGCTCACCGACGTCGGCCAGGTCCAGATGATGCTGCGCGTCGGCTACGGCCCGCGTGGCCCGACGACGCCGCGCCGACCGATGTCGGAGGTCCTGGAGATCGTGGGCAACCCGCTGCTGTAGCGGGCCGGAAACGACGAACGGCAAGGAGCCCTGCGCTCCTTGCCACTCTCAACTTATAGCGCACCCCGGGGCTTGCGGCAAGGCCCGGGGCCCGGTGCAGAATCTCCCGCCGAGGCCAGGACCTGCGGAAATGGGGATTCATGAACGACGTGATCATCGCCGGCGGCGGCCCGACCGGGCTGATGCTGGCGGCCGAACTGCGGCTGCACGGCGTGCGCGTGGTCGTGCTGGAGAAGGAGCCCGAGCCGACGGCGGTCGTGCGGGCCCTCGGGCTGCACGCGCGCAGCATCGAGGTGATGGACCAGCGCGGCCTGCTGGAGAAGTTCCTCGCGCACGGCACGCGGCACCCGCTGGGCGGGTTCTTCGCCGGCATCACCAAGCCGGTGCCCGAGCACCTGGGCACCGCCCACGGGTACGTCCTCGGCATCCCGCAGCCGGAGATCGAGCGGCTGCTCGACGAGTACGCCCGCGCGCTCGGCACCGAGATCCGCCGCGGCACCGCGCTGACCGGGCTGAGCCAGGACGAGCACGGCGTGACCGTGCAGACGGCCGCCGGCGAGCTGACCGCCCGCTACCTCGTCGGCTGCGACGGCGGCCAGAGCACCGTACGCAAGCTCCTCGGCGTCGGCTTCCCCGGCGAGCCCGCCCGCGTCGAGACGCTGATCGCCGACGTCCGGCTCACCGCGCCGCGCGAGGAGATCATGGCCGCCGTGGCCGACATCCGCAGGACCCGGCTCCGGTTCGGCATCGCGCCCTTCCCCGGTGGCACGTACCGCGTCATCGTGGACGCCGCGGGCCTGGCCGCCGACCGCGGCGTCCCGCCCACCCTCGACGAACTCCGCGCGCGGCTGCGGGCCGTCGCGGGCTCCGACTTCGGCGCGTACGAGCCGACGTGGCTCTCCCGGTTCGGCGACGCCACCCGGCAGGCCGAGCGCTACCGCACCGGCCGCGTCCTGCTCGCCGGCGACGCGGCGCACGTCCACCCGCCGGTGGGCGGGCAGGGGCTGAACCTCGGTGTGCAGGACGCCTTCAACCTCGGCTGGAAGCTGGCCGCCGAGATCGCCGGCCGGGCGCCCGCCGGCCTGCTCGACACCTACCACGCCGAACGCCACCCCGTGGCCGCGGACGTGCTGGACAACACCCGCGCCCAGACGCTGCTGATGTCCCCCGAGCCGGGTCCGCGGTCCGTGCGCCGTCTGCTCGGGGAGCTGATGGACATCGAGGAGGTCAACCTGCGCCTCATTGAGAAGATCATGGCGACCGCCGTCCGCTACGACCTCGGCGCCGGCCACGACCTCCTCGGCCGCCGGCTGCGCGACCTGCGGCTCAAGCGGAACGGCCGGCTCTACGAGCTGACGCGCGCCGGCCGCGGGCTGCTGCTCGACCAGACCGGCCGGCTCTCGGCGGCGGGCTGGGCGGACCGCGTCGACCACGTCGCCGACACCGTCGAGGCGGGCGACGCGCGGGACGCGAGCGACGGCCTGGACGTGCCCGCGGTGCTGCTGCGCCCCGACGGCCACGTCGCCTGGGCCGGGGAGGACCCGGCTGACCTGCGCGACCACCTGGGCCGCTGGTTCGGCGTGCCGGCCGCCTGAACCCCGGCCCGGACGCCCCGGGTTCAGTACTCGGCGAGCAACTGCTCCAGCATCTCCTGGCTCGACTCCTGCTTCTCCGCCGCCGCGCACAGGCCGTCCATGGTCAGGAGATAGCGCTCGACGTCGTTGCGCTTGTCCAGATAGAGGGCGCTGGTCAGTTGCTCGATGTACGCCACGTCCGGGAGGTCCGGCTCCGCGAAGCGCAGGATCGTCAGCGGGCTGACGACGGCGGCGAAGCGGCCGGTGGCCAGCCGGGCCACCTGGACCGTGATGTTCGACAACTCCAGGATCCCGAGGAGGTGCTTGATCTGCGTGCGCATCACCCGGCGCCCGCCGAGCGGGCGGCGCAGCGCCGCCTCGTCGATGACCACCCAGTAGCGCGCCGGCCGGTCGGCGTGGCCCAGGATCTGCTGCCGGCGCAGCCGCAGGTCGACGTGGCGCTCTATGGCCGCCTCGTCCGCGTTCGGGTAGGCGATCTGCGCGAACGCCCGGGCGTAGTCGGCAGTCTGCAGCAGCCCCGGGATGCGCTGGGCCTGGTAGGAGCGGATCAGCGAGGCGGCCTCTTCGAGGCCGAGGAAAGTCTCCATCCAGGCGGGCGTCACATCGCTGTACTGATGCCACCAGCCCGTGGTGTTGGCGCCGCGGGCCAGCGCGAGGTAGTGCTCGCGCTCGACGTCGTCCTCCACCCCGTACAGCGTCAGCAGGGCGGCGATGTCGTGCTCCTTGCAGCCGCCCCGGCCCAGCTCCAGACGGCTCAGCTTGGGCTGCGAGGCGCCGATGGTGCGCGCGGCGGCCTGGAACGTGATGCCGCGCTGCTCGCGCAGCCGCCGCAGTTGGTTGCCGAGGATGATGCGGCGCACGGTGGGGCCGCCTCGGGAAGGGGCAGGCAGAGAGTTCGTCTCCGACATGCTTGGCGCGTGCATCGGGCTCCCAAGGATGATCAGGTCGCGCCCTTCAGTCTCGCATCCAACGCGTCGGCGTGTACAGGGGAAAGCGATTGTTCAAGCCGAATATGCCTCTGGTACGCGGCCGTTACGCGCGCCGTCCGCCCCGGACGTCAGGGCCGCCGCGCCAGCACGGCACGGGCGCGCGGACTGCCGTCCGGCCGCCGCCCCAGCTCCTCCAGCGCGGCCGTCGCCACGGTGAACCCGGCGCGCTCCAGGTCCGCCCGCACGTCCGGCAGGCGGAACGTGCGGTAGTACATGACGAACCGCGGGCGCCACAGGGCGTTGCGCACCCGCATCACGGCGTCGAACCCCCACAGCGCCCAGTAGCCCCGGGATCCCACCGGCGGCGGCGCGGGGATGGGGAAGGCGAAGTACCCGCCGGGCCGCAGCGACCGGAAGACCTGCGCGAAGAGCGCGGGGCGCTCCGCGGGCAGGAAGTGGCCGAAGGCCCCGAAGCTCACCGCGAGGTCGAAGGCGGGCGCGAAGGGCAGGGCCAGGGTGTCCGCCCGAACCCAGCGGGTCGGGGGCGCGCCGGCGTCCGCGTACGCGGCACGCGCCTCGGCGAGCATCCCGGCGCTGAAGTCGACGCCGACGACCTCGCCCGCACCCAGCCGGCGCAAGACCCCGGCCCCCGCGCCCGTACCGGTGCAGACGTCGAGGCCGCGCACGAACGGCCCCAGTGGCTCGACGACGGCGGCGAACGCGTCCAGCACGCGGTCGGGGGTGCGGAACGGCGTGCGGTCGAACTTCGGCGCCAGCAGGTCGTAGCCGCGCTCCGTGGAGGACATCGCCTGCACGGTCAGCTCGAGAAGGGTCGGACCCTCGGGACTGAACATCGCCGATCAGCGTAGCCGCCGGCGGCCGCACCGCCTGCCCGGGCGCTACGCCGCCCCCGACGGTTCGCCCGCCGCGGCCCGCCCGGCGGGCCCCGCGCCGGGCAGCCGCCGGATGCGTGGCACCGGCGACGGCAGCAGCCACAGCACGGCCAGTGTCGCGCCGGCTGTCGCCACCCACAGCGTCGGCCGCAGCCCGAGCGCGCCGCCCAGCGCCCCACCCGCGAGCGCGCCGAGCGGGCGGACGCCGAAGTTGACGGTCTGCAGGGCCCCGAGGACGCGGGAGCGCAGCGCGTCGGGGATGGCCGCGGAGAAGTAGGAGTTGGCCGAGATGTCGAGGATCATCACGCCGAACGCCGAGGCGAACTCGGCGGCCAGCAGCATCCCGGCGACCAGCGGCGTCGGCCCGTCCGCCAGCGGGATCAGCGTGAGCGGCACGCTGAAGCCGGCGAACCCCGCGGTCATCGCGGGGCCCACTCCGAACCGGGCCACGACCCGGGCGGCGAGGACCGCGCCGGCCAGGCCGCCGATGCCGCCGGCTCCGAGCACGACGCCGAGGAGTCCGGGGCCGAGGCCCAGCTCCCGAGTCGCGTAGAGCACGAACAGCGCCTGGAAGATGAAGTTGAAGAAGTTGAGCGTTGCGACCGCGGCGACGCAGGCGCGCATCGCGGGCGTCCGCAGGACCCACCGGATGCCGGTCGTCGCCCGGCTCTTCATTTGCACGGCGGGCGGCGGTTCCGCGGGGGAGATCCGGCCGAGGAAGAGCGCCGAGACGAGATAGCTGAGCGCGTCGAGCAGCAGCGCGAACGGCGCCGTGGCCATCTGCACGAGAGCGCCGCCGAGCCCCGGCCGGGCCGTGAACGCCAGCGCCCGGCTGCCGTTGAGCAGCGAGCTGCCCTGGACGTAACGCTCGACGGGCAGCAGGGCGACGTACACGGTGCCGGCGCAGACGTTGAACAGCGCGCCGAGGGTGCCGACGGCGAAGGCCGCCGCGTACAGGTGCGTGAGCGTCAGCGCGTCGAGCGCGTACGCGACGGGGACGGAGGCGACGGCCGCCATCCGGCCGAGGTCGGCGGCGATCATCACCCGGCGGCGGCTGCGCCGGCGGTCGGCCCAGGCGCCGGCGGGGACGGAGAAGAGTAGCGCGGGCAGCAGCGCCGCGGCGGTGAGGAGGCCCAGGTCGGTGGCGCCGGCGCCGAGGAGGAGCACGGCGGCGAGGGGGAGGGCTATGCGGTGGACCTCGTCGCCGAGGAGGGAGACGCTCTGGGCAGTCCAGTAGCGGCGGAAGGGGCGGTCGCGCAGCAGTTCCGGAACCGCGGGCAGGCGGGCGTGGCGTGTCACGACGGGCGCTGCGGGGGCTCGGCGGCGGGGTCGCCTGCTTCTCCCGGGTCTGTCGGGTCTGTCGGGTCGACGAAGGCCAGGCGCAGGACGCTGACCAGCCGGGCGCCCTCCGGGCGGCGCGCCGGGTCCGCGAAGCGGTCGTCGTAGCGGGACAGCAGCCGGGCCGTGTCCTCCGTCAGCCTGGTCAGCTCCCCCGGCGTGAGGTACAGGCTCCAGTCCCCCGAGTGCTCCGCGGCCTGCCACGCGCGCGGCAGCCGGTGGCGGACGGCGATCGCGGCGCCCAGCTTCCGCACGTACGCCTCCACCTGCGCCATCGTCAGGTCCCCGACGGCCTCGGTCGCGGCGGGGTCGTCGTACGCGGCCTCCCAGTGCGTCGTCCGCGCCGTGGCCCGCCACGGCTTCTCCCGCCCCCGGCCGCCGCCGCTCTGCTCCACGAGCCCGTACTTGGCGAGCATCCGCAGGTGGTACGAGCACCCGGCGACGGACTCCCCGGTCAGCTCCGCGGCCCGGGTGGCGGTGAGCGACCCGTGGCGGCGGAGCAGGCCGACCAGCTCCATCCGGGTGGGGTGGGCGTACGCGCGCAGAGCGCGGGCATCGGTGAGGTCGATACGATCCGGCATGCATCTAAAGGTACCTTTAGAAAGGTTTCTTTAGAAGCCGGGTGCGCCGACCGGGAGGAGAATGGCGGGGATGGATCTGGAGAGCGTTGCGGACGAGCTGTACGCGCTGTCGCCGGGCGAGTTCGTCGCCGCCCGCGGGCGGCACGTCGCCGCGGCGCGTACGGCCGGGGAGCGGGCGCTCGCCAAGGAGATCGCCGCCCTGCGCAAACCGACGCTCGCCGCCTGGGCCGGCAACCTGCTGGTGCGCTCCGCGCCCGAGCAGGTCGACGCGCTGCGCCGGCTCGGGGAGGGCCTGCGCGAGGCGCAGGACCGGCTCGCGGGGGAGCAACTGCGCGAGCTGACCCGGCAGCGCAACGCGCTGGTCGCCGAACTCGCCCGCGAGGCCCGCCGGCTCGCCGCCGAGGCCGGCCAGCCGGTCGGCGACGCCGTCCAGCACGAGGTCGAGACCACCCTCCACGCCGTCCTCGCCGACCCGGACGCGGCCCGCGAATGGGCCGCCGGCCACCTCGCCAAACCCCTCACCACCCGGCCCGGCTTCCCGGGCACCGCCACCACCGCCCGTGCACCCGCGTCCCGCCCCGCCCGCAAGCGCCACCTCAGGGTCGTCGAGGACACCGACAGGGCCCGCCCGGCAGAGCTGGCCCGGGCCCGC
Proteins encoded:
- a CDS encoding helix-turn-helix transcriptional regulator, which gives rise to MRRIILGNQLRRLREQRGITFQAAARTIGASQPKLSRLELGRGGCKEHDIAALLTLYGVEDDVEREHYLALARGANTTGWWHQYSDVTPAWMETFLGLEEAASLIRSYQAQRIPGLLQTADYARAFAQIAYPNADEAAIERHVDLRLRRQQILGHADRPARYWVVIDEAALRRPLGGRRVMRTQIKHLLGILELSNITVQVARLATGRFAAVVSPLTILRFAEPDLPDVAYIEQLTSALYLDKRNDVERYLLTMDGLCAAAEKQESSQEMLEQLLAEY
- a CDS encoding class I SAM-dependent methyltransferase, whose translation is MFSPEGPTLLELTVQAMSSTERGYDLLAPKFDRTPFRTPDRVLDAFAAVVEPLGPFVRGLDVCTGTGAGAGVLRRLGAGEVVGVDFSAGMLAEARAAYADAGAPPTRWVRADTLALPFAPAFDLAVSFGAFGHFLPAERPALFAQVFRSLRPGGYFAFPIPAPPPVGSRGYWALWGFDAVMRVRNALWRPRFVMYYRTFRLPDVRADLERAGFTVATAALEELGRRPDGSPRARAVLARRP
- a CDS encoding MFS transporter, with protein sequence MTRHARLPAVPELLRDRPFRRYWTAQSVSLLGDEVHRIALPLAAVLLLGAGATDLGLLTAAALLPALLFSVPAGAWADRRRSRRRVMIAADLGRMAAVASVPVAYALDALTLTHLYAAAFAVGTLGALFNVCAGTVYVALLPVERYVQGSSLLNGSRALAFTARPGLGGALVQMATAPFALLLDALSYLVSALFLGRISPAEPPPAVQMKSRATTGIRWVLRTPAMRACVAAVATLNFFNFIFQALFVLYATRELGLGPGLLGVVLGAGGIGGLAGAVLAARVVARFGVGPAMTAGFAGFSVPLTLIPLADGPTPLVAGMLLAAEFASAFGVMILDISANSYFSAAIPDALRSRVLGALQTVNFGVRPLGALAGGALGGALGLRPTLWVATAGATLAVLWLLPSPVPRIRRLPGAGPAGRAAAGEPSGAA
- a CDS encoding helix-turn-helix domain-containing protein, with product MPDRIDLTDARALRAYAHPTRMELVGLLRRHGSLTATRAAELTGESVAGCSYHLRMLAKYGLVEQSGGGRGREKPWRATARTTHWEAAYDDPAATEAVGDLTMAQVEAYVRKLGAAIAVRHRLPRAWQAAEHSGDWSLYLTPGELTRLTEDTARLLSRYDDRFADPARRPEGARLVSVLRLAFVDPTDPTDPGEAGDPAAEPPQRPS